From the genome of Thermosipho japonicus:
AAAGGATGCAATTAAAATTTTCAATTCTAAGATCGATCAAATAGAAATAGAAGGATTAAAATTTTATACAACAACTATAAATGGAGAAAAAATATATTCATACATTTTTTCTGGGAGCGGCCTTTGGGGAACAATAACTGGAGTCATTTCAGTTAACGAAAACGTCGATAAAATTATTGGAATAGACATAATTTCACAAAATGAAACACCTGGTCTTGGAGGAAGAATTGAAGAAGATTGGTTCAAAAACCAATTTAAAGAAGAACATGTAAAAGATAAGATTAAAATCAAAGTTTCTGGAGTTTCTACTGACTTTAACAAAGAAAATTCCTCTGTAGATGCTATAACCGGAGCTACACTTACCTCGAGATTTTTTATAAATATCATCAACGATTCACTTGAAAAAATTAGAAACGCTCTAAGGAGTGAGTAGTATGGGAAAATTTAAAGAAGTATTTTTGAAAAATACTTGGTATGAAAATCCTGTCTTTGTACTGGTGCTTGGAATTTGTTCAACTCTTGCAGTTACTAACAATCTAAAAAATACATTTATCATGACAATAGGTGTGATGCTTGTCACAGGTTTTTCAAACCTTACTGTATCTCTTTTAAAAAATCTTATCCCATCTAAGGTAAGAATGATTACACAAGTATTAATAATATCTTTCTATGTTATCATAGTGGATATAATCTTAAAGGCATATCTTCCAGATGTAAGCAAAGCACTTGGACCATATGTCGGTCTTATAATAACAAACTGTATTATCATGGGGCGCGCTGAAGCATTTGCTCAATCAAATCCTCCGCTTATCTCATTCTGGGATGGTATCACAAGCGGTTTTGGCTATATGATAGTACTAGTGACAATTGCATTCTTTAGAGAACTTCTTGGTTTTGGAACTATTTTTGGCTATAAAGTTATGCCAGGAAACTTTGTAAACTGGACAATAATGATTATGCCCCCAAGTGCTTTCTTCATGCTTGCACTATTTATATGGATAGTAAAAGGTTTTAAAAAGGAGGGAGCCAAATGAATCCTAATATAAATCCTCTGGTTCTATTCTTTGCTTCAATCTTTACTAGTAACATATTACTTTCCAACTTTCTTGGAATGTGCTCGTTTATATCCATCTCAAAAAGTCTAAAATCATCTAACGGGCTTGGTATGGCAGTTACGATGGTTATGACAATAACAACTGCTATTAACTGGTTGGTTGAAAAATATGTCATAGTACCATTTCAACTAGAATATCTAAGATATATCATATATATTATTGTTATCGCTGCCGTTGTTCAAATCCTTGAAATGGTAATAGATAGAACTGCACCAAATTTGTACATTAGCCTTGGTATCTTTTTGCCATTAATAACTGTTAACTGTGCTATTTTAGGTGTCGCACTATTTATGCAGCTTAGAAACTATACACTTTTACAATCAATCTTTTTTGGCCTCGGTTCAGGCCTTGGATGGTGGCTTGCAATAGTTTTACTTGCTGCTATAAGAATTAAAGTCGATAAAGCACCTATTCCTGCACCGCTTAAAGGCGTTGGAATTACACTCATTACAATAGGTATAATGGCAATGGCCTTTATGGGATTTGCCGGAATGATAAATGTTCAATAGGGGTGATCATATGAATATATGGCTTGCACCATTAATCGTTGGAATTGTTTCATCTGTTTTATCCGCTTTAATCGTTATAGTCGATTCAATAGTAAACAACTATGGAGAAGTGGAAATTGATATAAATAATGGAAAGAAAAAATTAAAAGTAAAAGGTGGCTCACCTTTACTTTTTACACTTGCTTCTGAAAATATCTTTGTTCCATCTGCTTGTGGAGGTAGAGGAAGTTGTGGAGCGTGTAAAGTTAAAGTATTAAGTGATGTTGGAGAATACCTTCCAACAGAACTTCCTTATATGTCAGAGGAAGAAATAAAGGAAAATATAAGGCTTTCTTGTCAAATCAAGGTAAAAAAAGACATAAAAATACAGCTTCCAGAGGAACTTTTTAATGTTAAAAAGCTTACAGGTAAAGTTGTCTCACTTAAAAATGTAACACATGATATCAAAGAAGTAAGAATAAAACTCCCAGAAGAAATAAATTTTAAAGCTGGGCAATATGTTCAAATTGTTGTACCACCATATGATAAAATAAAGCAACCTACACAAAGGGCATATTCAATTGCATCTACTCCAAGTAAAAAAGATGAAATAGATTTGCTAATTAGATTAGTTCCAGGTGGTATAGCAACAACTTACGTACACAATTATCTAAAAGAAGGAGACAACCTTGAAGTTATAGGTCCATTTGGTGAATTTTACATGAGAGATACGGATGCCGATATGATCTGTGTTGCAGGAGGTTCTGGTATGGCACCTATAAAGTCTATTGTTCTTGATATGTATGAACGTGGTATTACAAATAGAAACGTATGGTATTTTTTTGGTGCAAGAACTGAAAAAGACCTTTTCTATGTTGAACTTTTTAAAGATTTAGAAAAAAAGTGGAGCAATTTTCATTTTATTCCTGCTCTCTCTCGACCAATGGAACCAGAAAAATGGGATGGTGAAGTTGGTCTTATAACCGATGTAATGGTTAAATACCTAGAAAACGTTGTTGACAAAAACACAAAAAAAGAGGGATATCTATGCGGTAGTCCTGGAATGATAAATGCCTGTGAAAAATTACTTAATGAACATGGAATAAAAGATGTATATTATGATAAATTCGCATAGGAAGGTGAAAAGTATGAAAATGTCTCCTGAAATGATTAAAGCTCAAGAAAATATGAAACCTGGAGTAATAACAGCAGAAGGATTTTTGGGTGAAGATGATAGAAATCTTGTTGATATAATTTTACAGGATGAACAAGAAATGGCTGCTTTAAAACTCGACTTTGATAAAGTAGCACAAAAATTGAAAAAACTACTTGAAGTTGGAGAAAAAGGACTGGACGAGCCAATAACTTATGAAAACTTCGAAATTTTTGTATATGAAGCAAGAGGATTCCTTGCATGCCCCTTTGAAGACGGTATCTTTAGAAAAAAAGTAGCAGTCGTTAAAAATCTCAAAAATAATGAATCTATTATGTACAGTGATCTATCAATACACCTTCTTGAAAAGCACCATTTTTTACAGGGAAAAGGATCAAAATTTAGACTAGATCCTGAAAAAATTAAAAAAGTTCTATTCGATTAACAAAATACAAATATTGACTTTTTCACATTATATGATATATTTTATATTGTCTGAAAAAAGCTAACCCCTCTTAAATAAAAGGATTATTGACAAAAAACGAAAAATATGATATAATATATAATGGTTTTGATAAGTTCCGGCGTAGCTCAATAGGCAGAGCGGGTGGCTGTTAACCACTAGGTTGGGGGTTCGAGTCCCTCCGCCGGAGCCAATAAATAAAATTTACAGAACAAAAAGGATGGAATAGTGGTTATTCCATCCTTTTTGTTTTGCTAATTCTTTAATTTTCTACTTTTGTCCCGGCCAATGTAAAAATTATTTGTCAATTAATCAAATCATTTTAGAATGAGCAGAAAGTGTGTTAACATTATTAACTGCTGCCCTAGTACCATTTATGTAATTTGAGCTTTTAGAGTTTTTTCATCAATACCTCTTCATCTTTATCCTTTGCTTCAGCCTTTCTATATACCATTCTATTTCCAATCTTTTGCTATATATCAATCTATTTATTTCTCTTTACAAAAATTTTTTACCTTTCCTTCCATTTTTTCAACAAACTTCCATTGCTGGTATCCTCTATCTGCCAAGAGTGATTAATATTCTTCAAGATATGCACCTCCTGGTTGCTATGTTTAGACAAAATAATTTTAGCAGGTGTAGCCTTTTTTTATTCTAAATTAACTTACTTTTTACTTTGGCCAGGGTGCTAAACTATAAAAATAGACATTAGAAACAAAAATATTCCAAATTCATTCTAATTCTTTGCCAATGCTTCTATCAAATTAGAAATCTGCCCAACTGTTGGCATAGTAATTGTGTGTTTCCATATAACTCCTTCTGTTACTACTCCAGCGCTTGTCCTGTAAACAAGCACATTGTCTGGAGATATCACCATCAAGGTTTCAGGATATAACAATCTTAAT
Proteins encoded in this window:
- a CDS encoding FMN-binding protein — encoded protein: MKENKIYTIIFTFIISFVFVLILSIINSITYDKVLENQNFSKIRAILNSMGIEYKDEKDAIKIFNSKIDQIEIEGLKFYTTTINGEKIYSYIFSGSGLWGTITGVISVNENVDKIIGIDIISQNETPGLGGRIEEDWFKNQFKEEHVKDKIKIKVSGVSTDFNKENSSVDAITGATLTSRFFINIINDSLEKIRNALRSE
- a CDS encoding NADH:ubiquinone reductase (Na(+)-transporting) subunit D, whose translation is MGKFKEVFLKNTWYENPVFVLVLGICSTLAVTNNLKNTFIMTIGVMLVTGFSNLTVSLLKNLIPSKVRMITQVLIISFYVIIVDIILKAYLPDVSKALGPYVGLIITNCIIMGRAEAFAQSNPPLISFWDGITSGFGYMIVLVTIAFFRELLGFGTIFGYKVMPGNFVNWTIMIMPPSAFFMLALFIWIVKGFKKEGAK
- a CDS encoding electron transport complex protein RnfA — protein: MNPNINPLVLFFASIFTSNILLSNFLGMCSFISISKSLKSSNGLGMAVTMVMTITTAINWLVEKYVIVPFQLEYLRYIIYIIVIAAVVQILEMVIDRTAPNLYISLGIFLPLITVNCAILGVALFMQLRNYTLLQSIFFGLGSGLGWWLAIVLLAAIRIKVDKAPIPAPLKGVGITLITIGIMAMAFMGFAGMINVQ
- a CDS encoding NADH:ubiquinone reductase (Na(+)-transporting) subunit F translates to MNIWLAPLIVGIVSSVLSALIVIVDSIVNNYGEVEIDINNGKKKLKVKGGSPLLFTLASENIFVPSACGGRGSCGACKVKVLSDVGEYLPTELPYMSEEEIKENIRLSCQIKVKKDIKIQLPEELFNVKKLTGKVVSLKNVTHDIKEVRIKLPEEINFKAGQYVQIVVPPYDKIKQPTQRAYSIASTPSKKDEIDLLIRLVPGGIATTYVHNYLKEGDNLEVIGPFGEFYMRDTDADMICVAGGSGMAPIKSIVLDMYERGITNRNVWYFFGARTEKDLFYVELFKDLEKKWSNFHFIPALSRPMEPEKWDGEVGLITDVMVKYLENVVDKNTKKEGYLCGSPGMINACEKLLNEHGIKDVYYDKFA